The following are encoded in a window of Flavobacterium psychrotrophum genomic DNA:
- a CDS encoding YwqJ-related putative deaminase, whose amino-acid sequence MGAISNLIEFLRLNRRSEIANKNVQPSSEVQLNYLEDGGENYLVTNEIFDYDTATYRRLSYIFDDFNPTHIYVLETVNTRKYFVQTQTNDYFNLYTEQIENPPIAQLVDYPVVFQYDAYVYDKSKNRVVYISEILDEIITFPDTIDINDQEQYIKDIESGEYEYLFANEKTLFANIVNILGYTDAIFYRSDRKVTLKKSDIPGVMWLIPLMEADLATTTFTLRYVFHKKGYQPSFGIADSDCALIIKFGSIGGLLSFLNTTLFKEGFSLSSSEDNVLRDTFRSQFRDQILRPVERLVSNNSRMYYLDAMKILNYLPAEVAVELSTDVLWMLVNEGIRRNSLTNKLGIAEENIFIKLLETILQKEGQQTKFIERLAKKVDEKGKLLLEYLYDRIHGDNGDKFIQMVNTAWRASRFVNPDPKANKEFAATDGPLMLPYESEKWLGFYFSNAKATFEATPQKERLLQVAYGTGKYHTVASASKTGEKTEEIIEYFWYHPFHPVYLKNLDKQEAELKLDTIIPAFMLLANRDKQFWSNVVTGGAYALDAIAIASGVGTIAELSAGVIRSFTILRAIGAIAEISGGAASAIIKLAGAEDSEDGQAFCEYMFWLEMASLVGVITASIKAGLKKSARKLVEKEEDLARLEQKLDEIIVDEEQGISRKLTDDEKDNFLDDLEKRAELDEGSGGIRKKRAKNSEPKIFLKKKQMAIFLKEYADEALTKWKDDLVRPGAVAVLEGPINNKIYQVISYTSKGVPKSKIVGGRHKLVQEWLTEIAKDIDNGRLIRRPTHGKCAEPVCISEFLFEAEKQLGLKANSMNITQAREFLSKTKIKAMRIHNGEADKLIHGLSKKACESCNPMLHYFKIVEIK is encoded by the coding sequence ATGGGAGCTATCAGTAATCTCATTGAATTCCTGCGCTTAAACCGGCGCTCGGAAATAGCCAATAAAAACGTACAGCCATCCAGTGAGGTGCAATTAAACTATCTGGAAGATGGTGGAGAGAACTATCTTGTAACAAATGAAATCTTTGATTATGATACTGCAACGTATCGTAGGCTCTCCTATATTTTTGACGACTTTAACCCAACACACATCTACGTTTTAGAAACCGTTAATACGAGGAAATATTTTGTACAAACTCAAACGAATGACTACTTCAACCTTTACACTGAGCAAATAGAAAATCCTCCTATTGCGCAACTTGTAGATTACCCGGTTGTTTTCCAGTATGATGCATACGTCTACGATAAGTCGAAAAACAGGGTAGTCTATATTTCGGAAATCTTGGATGAAATAATCACATTTCCAGATACAATTGACATAAACGATCAGGAACAATATATTAAAGATATTGAAAGCGGAGAGTACGAATACCTGTTTGCGAATGAAAAAACATTGTTTGCTAACATTGTAAACATACTTGGATATACAGACGCAATCTTTTATAGGTCGGACAGGAAGGTAACGCTTAAAAAATCCGATATTCCGGGTGTTATGTGGCTTATACCTCTGATGGAGGCGGACCTAGCCACAACTACATTTACTTTAAGGTATGTATTCCATAAAAAAGGATATCAGCCTTCCTTTGGTATAGCGGATTCAGATTGTGCCCTTATAATTAAATTTGGCAGTATCGGTGGGCTGCTGTCATTTTTAAATACAACGCTTTTCAAAGAAGGCTTTAGCCTTTCATCATCGGAAGATAATGTCTTAAGAGACACCTTCAGAAGTCAGTTCCGGGATCAGATATTGCGCCCTGTGGAGCGGCTTGTAAGCAATAACTCCCGTATGTACTATCTCGACGCCATGAAGATTCTTAATTACCTGCCTGCCGAGGTAGCGGTAGAATTGAGTACTGATGTGCTTTGGATGCTAGTGAACGAGGGTATTCGCAGAAACAGTCTGACCAATAAGCTGGGAATTGCTGAGGAGAACATTTTTATAAAATTGCTCGAAACGATATTACAAAAGGAAGGTCAGCAAACTAAATTTATTGAACGGCTTGCTAAAAAAGTGGATGAAAAAGGCAAGTTATTGTTAGAGTATCTCTACGACAGGATCCACGGTGACAATGGCGATAAATTTATACAGATGGTAAATACCGCATGGCGTGCATCGCGCTTTGTAAATCCGGATCCAAAAGCAAATAAAGAATTTGCAGCAACAGATGGCCCGCTAATGTTACCGTATGAATCTGAAAAATGGCTTGGCTTTTATTTTAGCAACGCAAAGGCTACTTTTGAAGCTACGCCGCAAAAAGAACGCCTCTTGCAGGTGGCCTATGGAACCGGGAAATACCATACGGTGGCTTCCGCATCAAAAACGGGTGAAAAAACAGAAGAAATTATTGAGTATTTTTGGTACCACCCTTTTCATCCTGTTTACCTTAAGAACCTCGACAAACAGGAAGCTGAATTAAAGCTGGACACTATTATACCTGCTTTTATGCTGCTCGCTAACCGTGATAAACAGTTTTGGAGCAATGTAGTAACAGGCGGTGCGTACGCACTGGATGCTATTGCAATAGCCAGTGGTGTAGGGACTATAGCTGAACTATCAGCGGGTGTCATCCGCAGTTTCACCATTTTGAGGGCCATCGGCGCAATTGCAGAGATTAGTGGCGGGGCGGCGAGTGCTATAATAAAACTTGCCGGGGCAGAAGATTCTGAAGATGGGCAGGCTTTTTGTGAATATATGTTCTGGTTAGAAATGGCCTCGTTGGTGGGAGTTATCACAGCAAGTATCAAAGCAGGGCTAAAAAAATCTGCGCGTAAACTTGTTGAAAAAGAAGAGGACCTCGCCAGGTTAGAGCAAAAATTAGATGAGATTATCGTTGATGAGGAACAGGGAATATCGCGTAAGCTCACTGATGATGAAAAGGACAACTTCCTTGACGATTTGGAAAAAAGGGCCGAACTCGATGAAGGATCTGGTGGAATAAGGAAAAAAAGAGCTAAAAATAGTGAGCCAAAAATTTTCTTAAAGAAAAAACAAATGGCTATCTTTCTAAAAGAATATGCAGATGAGGCATTAACAAAATGGAAAGATGATTTAGTAAGACCGGGCGCTGTAGCAGTTTTAGAAGGTCCGATCAATAACAAAATTTATCAGGTAATTAGTTATACATCTAAAGGGGTGCCAAAGAGTAAAATAGTTGGAGGGAGGCATAAATTAGTACAGGAATGGCTAACAGAGATTGCTAAAGATATAGATAATGGCAGGCTTATAAGAAGGCCAACACATGGAAAATGCGCTGAACCCGTTTGCATATCAGAATTTTTATTTGAAGCTGAAAAGCAGCTGGGCCTAAAAGCTAATAGCATGAATATAACACAAGCAAGGGAGTTTTTAAGTAAAACAAAAATTAAGGCTATGCGAATTCATAATGGCGAAGCCGATAAGCTGATTCATGGCTTAAGTAAAAAGGCCTGCGAATCATGTAACCCAATGCTCCATTATTTTAAAATAGTTGAGATTAAATAA